The Oxalobacteraceae bacterium OTU3CINTB1 genome includes a window with the following:
- a CDS encoding TonB-dependent receptor, whose protein sequence is MQKKQKKLLSRCLTGGSLGVLLAAPLGALAQTTVEKPAAKPAPASTTAAPAKDAAVVPSVTVAGERPTNRIDRQVYDVKSDVSSTNGTAADALNNVPSVAVDPDGTVTLRGSSNVQILVDGKPSAMLQGENRGAALQAMGADDIESVEVINNPGAQFGNEGGGGPILNLVMRRNRKPGGFGTVNANAGKDGRYNSAVNGSYNEGPWGFQGGLNVRHDGRDSTAEVSRDRLDPATGAFVHSSQSSVGKGLNDMVGANGTVSYNLNQTDTLTGSASYNGRTNDQRGTDRYLNGATSFSPERDYVRTTAREGDSRNYSWGGRYDHKGELPGESLKIDLRVSSSDNENDSNYANDYATPGFIDTRAFQHSDTTIKVVDFTGDYERPLWGGSAKAGYKAASTKSTFDTLYTDIDPLTSVAIVNPARTNRFEVDEKVLALYASYQMRLTENWGVLAGLRTEYTDMDIRQITSGTQDKNSYVNFIPSLFATYKVNDTANMRFAYARRIRRPGANDLNPYQVYRDEFNVSAGNPQLMPTKTDSFEVGYETKVAGLETNLRAYYREDSDAIVDYRYFIANNVLLTTKQNGEGSHSSGLEFTVSGKLLPNLTINTSGNLARSQQRSQDDTGVYSTRTANSLSGRLRLNYQYSAATQMQMALQMMGKTLSGQGYRSPNRTLNLSARHALTPQLSLVANVTDVLDKNKMETVINSSTLRETSTRRFDGRVFYVGLSYRFGGAGGSSSEREGGGFGPGRAPGGPGGPGPGGFGPPGA, encoded by the coding sequence ATGCAAAAGAAGCAAAAGAAACTCCTGTCCCGTTGCCTGACCGGCGGCTCGCTCGGCGTGCTGTTGGCCGCCCCGCTCGGCGCACTGGCCCAAACCACGGTTGAAAAACCCGCCGCAAAACCGGCACCGGCCAGCACCACGGCCGCGCCCGCGAAGGATGCCGCCGTGGTGCCGTCCGTCACCGTCGCCGGCGAGCGTCCGACCAACCGCATCGACCGCCAGGTGTACGACGTCAAATCCGACGTCTCGAGCACCAACGGCACCGCCGCCGACGCCCTCAACAACGTGCCGTCGGTCGCCGTCGATCCGGACGGCACCGTCACCCTGCGCGGCAGCAGCAATGTGCAGATCCTGGTCGACGGCAAGCCGTCGGCCATGCTGCAAGGCGAGAACCGTGGCGCCGCGCTGCAAGCCATGGGTGCCGACGATATCGAGTCGGTGGAAGTGATCAACAACCCCGGCGCGCAGTTCGGTAACGAGGGCGGCGGCGGCCCCATCCTCAATCTGGTGATGCGCCGCAACCGCAAGCCGGGCGGTTTCGGCACCGTCAACGCCAACGCCGGCAAGGACGGCCGCTACAACAGCGCCGTCAACGGCAGCTACAACGAGGGCCCGTGGGGCTTCCAGGGCGGCCTCAACGTGCGTCACGACGGCCGCGATTCCACCGCCGAGGTCAGCCGCGACCGCCTCGATCCGGCGACCGGCGCGTTCGTCCACAGCAGCCAGTCGTCGGTGGGCAAAGGCCTCAACGACATGGTCGGCGCCAACGGCACCGTCAGCTACAACTTGAACCAGACCGACACGCTCACCGGCAGCGCCTCCTACAACGGCCGCACCAACGACCAGCGCGGCACCGACCGCTACCTCAACGGCGCCACGTCGTTCAGCCCTGAGCGCGACTACGTGCGCACGACCGCGCGCGAAGGCGACAGCCGCAACTACAGCTGGGGCGGGCGCTACGACCACAAGGGCGAACTGCCGGGCGAATCGCTGAAGATCGACCTGCGCGTGTCCTCGTCGGACAATGAGAACGACAGCAACTACGCCAACGATTACGCCACCCCGGGCTTCATCGACACGCGCGCCTTCCAGCACAGCGACACCACCATCAAGGTGGTCGACTTCACCGGCGACTACGAGCGCCCGCTGTGGGGCGGCTCGGCCAAAGCCGGCTACAAGGCGGCCAGCACCAAAAGCACCTTCGACACGCTGTACACGGACATCGATCCACTGACGTCGGTCGCCATCGTCAACCCGGCGCGCACCAACCGCTTCGAGGTCGACGAAAAGGTATTGGCCTTGTACGCCTCCTACCAGATGCGCCTGACCGAGAACTGGGGCGTCCTGGCCGGCCTGCGCACCGAGTACACCGACATGGACATCCGCCAGATCACCAGCGGCACGCAGGACAAGAACAGCTACGTCAACTTCATTCCGAGCCTGTTCGCGACCTACAAGGTCAACGACACGGCCAATATGCGCTTCGCCTACGCGCGCCGCATCCGCCGCCCCGGCGCCAACGACCTCAACCCCTACCAGGTCTACCGCGATGAATTCAACGTCTCGGCCGGCAATCCGCAGCTGATGCCGACCAAGACCGATTCGTTCGAAGTGGGCTACGAGACCAAGGTCGCCGGTTTGGAGACCAACCTGCGCGCCTACTACCGCGAGGATTCGGACGCCATCGTCGACTACCGCTATTTCATCGCCAACAACGTGCTGCTGACGACCAAACAAAACGGCGAAGGCAGTCACTCGAGCGGACTGGAATTCACCGTCAGCGGCAAGCTGCTGCCCAATTTGACGATCAACACCAGCGGCAACCTGGCGCGCAGCCAGCAGCGGTCGCAGGATGACACCGGCGTGTATAGCACGCGCACCGCCAATTCGCTGAGCGGCCGTTTGCGCCTGAACTACCAGTACAGCGCCGCCACGCAGATGCAGATGGCGTTGCAGATGATGGGCAAGACCTTGTCGGGCCAGGGCTACCGTTCGCCGAACCGCACGCTTAATCTCAGCGCGCGCCACGCGCTGACGCCACAACTGAGCCTGGTGGCCAACGTCACCGACGTGCTGGATAAGAACAAGATGGAGACGGTCATCAACAGCAGCACCTTGCGCGAGACCAGCACCAGGCGCTTCGATGGCCGGGTGTTTTATGTGGGATTGTCGTACCGCTTCGGCGGCGCCGGCGGTTCATCATCGGAGCGCGAAGGCGGTGGCTTCGGCCCAGGCCGAGCTCCCGGCGGGCCTGGCGGCCCCGGCCCGGGCGGTTTCGGTCCGCCGGGCGCCTGA
- a CDS encoding PEP-CTERM sorting domain-containing protein, with product MTGHFRSILLAAALSFSSLAVADTLKLSTGEMDFYIDNPLANVDYKLLGNGLSMSMTGTPVTGDFDMHHAIRIVAHDGYAINLFLDADIEHTTTTYDDAGTSVWTAANINTYGKMYATGIPPGVAPLTHTAHDYLNDYYYYPSPEYFSEGYLWLDLRNRFNGDIPGQFSFANFNVQLSVRSVPLPVPEADSYLMMLGGLALLGAVARRRRAAARPLASAT from the coding sequence ATGACGGGTCATTTTCGTAGCATCCTGTTGGCGGCGGCTCTATCGTTCAGCTCGCTCGCGGTAGCGGACACCTTAAAACTTAGCACCGGCGAGATGGATTTTTATATCGACAACCCGCTCGCCAATGTCGACTACAAGTTGTTGGGTAACGGGCTGTCCATGAGCATGACCGGCACTCCGGTCACCGGCGACTTTGACATGCATCACGCCATACGCATCGTCGCCCACGACGGCTACGCCATCAACCTTTTTCTCGACGCTGACATCGAGCACACCACCACAACCTACGACGACGCCGGCACCAGCGTCTGGACCGCGGCGAATATAAATACGTATGGGAAGATGTACGCGACAGGCATTCCGCCGGGTGTCGCTCCGCTCACCCATACCGCCCACGATTATCTCAACGACTATTACTACTATCCAAGCCCTGAGTACTTCAGCGAAGGCTACCTGTGGCTGGACCTGCGTAACCGCTTCAACGGCGACATCCCGGGCCAATTTTCGTTCGCCAACTTCAACGTGCAGCTGAGCGTCAGGTCGGTGCCGTTGCCGGTTCCCGAAGCCGACAGCTATCTGATGATGCTCGGTGGCCTGGCGCTGCTGGGCGCCGTGGCGCGACGCCGCCGGGCGGCCGCCCGGCCGCTTGCTTCCGCTACTTAA
- a CDS encoding branched-chain amino acid ABC transporter substrate-binding protein — translation MKFPTKATVLKTTTITGAVALALAAGAPAAQAEDIIKIGHVAATSGPIAHLGKDNENGARMAVDELNAKGVVIGGKKYKIVLQAEDDAADPKQATAAAQKLVDAKVQGVIGHETSGTSIPASRIYYDAGIPQISPSASNPQYTRQRYNTTFRNVANDEQLGAALARYAMQQVKAKRIAVIDDRTAYGKGLADEFIKNVKRGGAASGSSIVSTQFTNDKATDFSAILTAVKATRPDMIFFGGMDAVAGPMLRQMKQLAIPIKFMGGDGMCSDSVPRLAGNAMSDGQVICAEAGGVEPSQEKGMADFRVAYKKRYGIEVQTYAPYTYDALMTMVAAMRKAGSPDPARYLPELAKIQYKGVTGNIAFDARGDVKDGVLTIYTFKNATREKLAVVK, via the coding sequence ATGAAGTTCCCAACAAAAGCAACTGTATTAAAGACAACGACGATCACGGGCGCCGTCGCGCTGGCACTGGCCGCCGGCGCGCCCGCCGCGCAGGCTGAAGACATCATTAAAATCGGTCATGTGGCGGCCACTTCCGGCCCGATCGCCCACCTGGGCAAGGACAACGAAAACGGCGCCCGCATGGCGGTCGATGAGCTCAACGCCAAGGGGGTGGTCATCGGCGGCAAAAAATACAAGATCGTGCTGCAGGCGGAGGACGACGCCGCCGATCCGAAGCAGGCCACGGCCGCCGCGCAGAAACTGGTGGACGCCAAAGTGCAGGGCGTGATCGGACACGAGACGTCCGGCACCTCGATCCCGGCCTCGCGGATCTACTACGACGCCGGCATTCCGCAGATATCGCCGTCGGCCAGCAACCCGCAGTACACGCGCCAGCGCTACAACACCACCTTCCGCAACGTCGCTAACGACGAACAACTGGGCGCCGCCCTGGCGCGCTACGCGATGCAGCAGGTCAAGGCCAAGCGCATCGCCGTCATCGACGACCGCACCGCCTACGGCAAGGGCCTGGCTGATGAATTCATCAAGAACGTCAAGCGCGGCGGCGCGGCATCCGGATCGAGCATCGTGTCGACCCAGTTCACCAACGACAAGGCGACCGACTTCAGCGCCATCCTGACGGCGGTCAAAGCGACCAGGCCGGATATGATTTTCTTCGGCGGCATGGACGCCGTGGCCGGCCCGATGCTGCGCCAGATGAAGCAACTGGCGATCCCGATCAAGTTCATGGGCGGCGACGGTATGTGCTCGGATTCGGTGCCGCGTTTGGCGGGCAACGCGATGAGCGACGGGCAGGTGATCTGCGCGGAGGCTGGCGGGGTGGAGCCGTCGCAGGAGAAGGGCATGGCCGATTTCCGCGTCGCGTATAAAAAGCGGTATGGGATCGAGGTGCAGACGTATGCGCCTTACACCTACGACGCGCTGATGACGATGGTGGCGGCGATGCGCAAGGCGGGTTCGCCCGATCCGGCCAGGTATCTGCCGGAGCTGGCGAAGATCCAGTACAAGGGCGTCACCGGCAATATCGCCTTCGATGCGCGCGGCGACGTGAAGGATGGCGTGCTGACCATTTATACCTTCAAGAACGCCACCCGCGAGAAGCTGGCGGTGGTTAAGTAG
- a CDS encoding aminotransferase class I/II-fold pyridoxal phosphate-dependent enzyme, protein MEISQRIARIKPLATTAMHGRVDAMKARGEDVIDFSIAISHFQAPEAVLEATRAGLRQPSLAYTAVVGDAAIRARLADKVVKENGIGATPADILVTNGAKQALYQALYVMADPGDRVIIFKPHWPAYVATSKLLGLEPVLVDLPDVITAELLDSLPPAKVLIVNNPHNPTGAVLTAAEIDCIGAWLKRTGTHAIVDESYEKLIFDGAHVSLASRPDWREIGVVTLFSASQSYAMMGWRAGFAVAPPELVSAMETLQGPITAAAPMLIQLALAAAFESGEPRAMLADYRARRDLVLDLSAGLPWLTMRCPASGPYLWADVSPLTMDTSALSERLLAERSVAVMPGEALGVPGHIRIGYISDDVATLRRGVKAIVDFGNALYRAH, encoded by the coding sequence ATGGAAATTTCCCAACGCATCGCGCGTATCAAGCCGTTGGCCACCACGGCCATGCACGGCCGGGTCGACGCCATGAAGGCGCGCGGCGAGGATGTGATCGATTTTTCCATCGCGATCTCGCATTTCCAGGCCCCCGAAGCGGTGCTCGAAGCGACGCGCGCGGGCCTGCGCCAGCCATCGCTGGCCTACACCGCCGTCGTCGGCGACGCCGCGATCCGCGCCCGGCTCGCCGACAAGGTCGTCAAGGAAAACGGCATCGGCGCCACGCCGGCCGACATCCTGGTCACCAACGGCGCCAAGCAGGCGCTGTACCAGGCTTTATATGTGATGGCCGATCCGGGCGACCGCGTGATCATCTTCAAGCCGCACTGGCCGGCCTACGTGGCGACCAGCAAACTGCTCGGACTCGAACCGGTGCTGGTCGACCTGCCGGACGTGATCACGGCCGAACTGCTGGACAGCCTGCCGCCGGCCAAGGTCCTGATCGTCAACAACCCGCACAACCCCACCGGCGCGGTGCTGACGGCCGCCGAAATCGACTGCATCGGCGCCTGGCTCAAACGCACCGGCACCCACGCCATCGTCGACGAGAGTTATGAGAAACTGATCTTCGACGGCGCCCATGTCAGCCTGGCCTCGCGTCCGGACTGGCGCGAGATCGGTGTCGTCACGCTGTTCTCGGCCTCGCAAAGCTACGCCATGATGGGCTGGCGCGCCGGCTTCGCGGTGGCGCCGCCTGAATTGGTGTCGGCGATGGAAACACTGCAAGGCCCGATCACCGCCGCCGCGCCGATGCTGATCCAGCTGGCGCTGGCGGCGGCCTTCGAATCGGGCGAGCCGCGCGCGATGCTGGCCGACTACCGCGCGCGCCGCGACCTGGTGCTCGACCTGAGCGCCGGCCTGCCGTGGCTGACGATGCGCTGCCCGGCCTCCGGGCCGTATCTGTGGGCCGACGTCTCGCCGCTGACGATGGACACCAGCGCGCTGTCCGAGCGGCTGCTGGCCGAGCGCTCGGTGGCGGTGATGCCCGGCGAGGCGTTGGGCGTGCCCGGCCACATCCGCATTGGCTACATCTCGGACGATGTGGCCACGCTGCGGCGCGGCGTCAAAGCTATCGTCGACTTCGGCAACGCACTGTACCGCGCGCACTGA
- a CDS encoding ATP-binding protein: MAFLLFQLNSLRSRLILLVALAIAPIAVMTVVSGVRERQHAIRVAEENLQQLTNLAAANEAQSIESARQILRDLASVPDLMGDQAHCSRLLANIHKQNPDYANFGLIQLNGDVTCTAIPSKTVVNLGDRTHFRRAVHLRRFVAGGYVFGRVIQKHTVNLTYPLLDEGQQVQAVVFAALDLTKLDRFVADIQLPPGSLLMTADSEGNIIARKPHPEQWYGKQVWPAMRAAMAGEPGKPVLLTGPDGIERLHRFARVGNNGLSDYTVTIGIPADDITAVARRDQKLDLLALTATLILALLAAWFVGDVLVLRRVKRLATTANSIASGTLAARSGITYGNEEISELARALDAMAAALQEKERQHLLAETQLRQADQRKDEFLAMLAHELRNPLAPISAGAQLLQSGNASPQSVERTAGIIVRQVTHMTRLVDDLLDVSRVTRGLVTLTRVPLNVADVVADAIEQADPMMRAKQHRFDLVLPETPLQVMGDHKRLVQVLVNVLNNAAKYTPAGGAIRLLVRAEAGEVKMVISDNGIGMSDELRGRVFELFAQADRNSDRSQGGLGLGLALVKTLVELHGGTVVVDSGGDQKGSTFTIKLPGAAGAQAPVAAKPVAAPQTKLRVLVVDDNIDAAQTLQLLLETVGHEVFLAHTAHAGLEIAQAVGPQLCLLDIGLPDLSGNDLARGLRKLPQTANATLVAVTGYGRREDRELAKDAGFDHYFVKPVDVDGLLSVIATLR; this comes from the coding sequence GTGGCCTTTCTCCTCTTCCAACTCAATAGCCTGCGCAGCCGGCTGATTTTACTGGTGGCGCTGGCGATCGCGCCGATCGCCGTGATGACCGTCGTCAGCGGGGTGCGCGAACGCCAACACGCCATCCGCGTGGCCGAGGAAAACCTGCAGCAGCTGACCAACCTGGCCGCCGCCAACGAAGCCCAGTCGATCGAAAGCGCGCGCCAGATCCTGCGCGACCTGGCCAGCGTGCCCGATTTGATGGGCGACCAGGCCCACTGCAGCCGCCTGCTGGCGAACATCCACAAGCAGAATCCGGACTACGCCAACTTCGGCTTGATCCAGCTGAACGGCGATGTCACCTGCACCGCCATCCCCTCTAAAACGGTGGTCAACCTGGGCGACCGCACGCATTTCCGCCGCGCCGTCCATTTGCGCCGCTTCGTCGCCGGCGGCTACGTCTTCGGCCGGGTGATCCAGAAGCACACCGTCAACCTTACCTATCCGCTGCTCGACGAGGGCCAGCAGGTCCAGGCCGTAGTGTTCGCCGCGCTGGACCTGACCAAGCTCGATCGCTTCGTCGCCGACATCCAGCTGCCGCCCGGGTCCCTGCTGATGACCGCCGATTCCGAAGGCAACATCATCGCCCGCAAGCCGCACCCCGAGCAATGGTACGGCAAACAGGTGTGGCCGGCGATGCGCGCGGCCATGGCCGGCGAGCCGGGAAAACCCGTGCTGCTCACCGGCCCGGACGGCATCGAGCGGCTGCACCGCTTCGCCCGGGTCGGCAACAACGGGCTGTCCGACTACACGGTCACGATCGGCATTCCGGCCGACGACATCACCGCCGTCGCACGCCGCGACCAGAAGCTCGACTTGCTGGCGTTGACGGCCACCCTGATCTTGGCGCTGCTGGCGGCATGGTTCGTCGGCGACGTGCTGGTGCTGCGCCGGGTCAAGCGGCTGGCCACCACCGCCAACAGCATCGCCTCCGGCACGCTGGCCGCGCGCAGCGGCATCACCTACGGCAACGAGGAGATCAGCGAACTGGCGCGCGCGCTCGACGCCATGGCCGCCGCGCTGCAGGAAAAGGAGCGGCAGCACCTGCTGGCCGAAACGCAGCTGCGCCAGGCCGACCAGCGCAAGGACGAATTTTTGGCGATGCTGGCGCACGAGCTGCGTAATCCGCTGGCGCCGATCAGCGCCGGCGCCCAGCTGCTCCAGAGCGGCAACGCCAGCCCGCAGTCGGTCGAACGCACCGCCGGCATCATCGTGCGCCAGGTGACGCACATGACGCGGCTGGTCGACGACCTGCTCGACGTCTCGCGCGTCACGCGTGGCCTGGTGACGTTGACGCGGGTACCGCTGAACGTCGCCGACGTCGTCGCCGACGCCATCGAACAGGCCGACCCGATGATGCGCGCCAAGCAGCACCGCTTCGACCTGGTGCTGCCGGAGACGCCGCTGCAGGTCATGGGCGACCATAAACGGCTGGTGCAGGTGCTGGTCAATGTGCTCAACAACGCGGCCAAGTACACGCCGGCCGGCGGCGCCATCCGCCTGCTGGTGCGCGCCGAGGCGGGCGAAGTCAAGATGGTCATCAGCGACAACGGCATCGGCATGTCGGACGAATTGCGCGGGCGCGTGTTCGAACTGTTCGCGCAGGCCGACCGCAACTCCGACCGCTCGCAGGGCGGCCTGGGACTGGGACTGGCGCTGGTCAAGACGCTGGTCGAACTGCATGGCGGCACGGTGGTCGTCGACAGCGGCGGCGACCAGAAAGGCAGCACCTTCACCATCAAGCTGCCCGGCGCGGCGGGCGCGCAGGCGCCGGTGGCGGCCAAGCCGGTGGCCGCGCCGCAAACGAAGCTGCGCGTGTTGGTGGTCGACGATAACATCGACGCCGCGCAAACCTTGCAGCTGCTGCTGGAGACCGTCGGCCACGAGGTCTTCCTGGCGCACACCGCGCATGCGGGGCTGGAGATCGCCCAGGCGGTCGGGCCGCAACTGTGCCTGCTCGACATCGGCCTGCCCGATTTGAGCGGCAACGATCTGGCGCGCGGGCTGCGCAAGCTGCCGCAGACCGCCAACGCCACCCTGGTGGCGGTGACCGGCTACGGACGCCGCGAGGACCGCGAGCTGGCCAAGGACGCCGGCTTCGATCACTATTTCGTCAAACCGGTCGATGTCGATGGCTTGCTCTCGGTGATCGCCACACTCCGTTGA
- a CDS encoding M20/M25/M40 family metallo-hydrolase, which yields MPRLPLTVCTMLALGLSAFPALAHAQDEQRTMARIAAQPAVKRALAYIEKNEPTTTANTLAINAIPAPTFAESARAADYAARMKAAGLHDVHLDEAGNVLGNYRGAGKGPTIVLAAHLDTVYPAGTDLTVREKDGRFYSPGIADNARSLAAVLVIVSAMRDAGVAPVGDILVVANVGEEGLGDLKGVKHLFSQRKDIKAFVGLEPALGADGDPVTHIGTGSRRFKVTVRGPGGHSYEGFGLPSAVHAAGRAIARIDDLRVPAEPKVTFNVGVIQGGQSINSIAAEASMLVDIRSADAASLAETERRIKAAIQQGVDETNQRWNSKAIVADIVLIGDRPAGQMAKDAKIVKLALAAASAQGRPALLDSPHSTDANLPMSLGIPAITMPAGGSSGGYHSEKNEWWAPTNAFAAPQNVMLTLLGLAGVQGTAPPAMP from the coding sequence ATGCCCCGACTCCCCCTCACCGTCTGCACCATGCTGGCCTTGGGCCTTTCGGCCTTTCCGGCCCTCGCCCATGCCCAGGATGAGCAACGCACCATGGCGCGCATCGCCGCGCAACCGGCGGTGAAACGGGCGCTCGCCTACATCGAAAAGAACGAGCCGACGACCACCGCCAACACGCTGGCGATCAACGCCATCCCGGCGCCGACATTCGCGGAGTCGGCCCGCGCCGCAGACTACGCGGCGCGCATGAAGGCTGCCGGTCTGCACGACGTTCACCTGGACGAAGCGGGCAATGTGCTGGGCAACTATCGCGGCGCGGGCAAGGGTCCGACCATCGTGCTGGCCGCGCATCTCGACACCGTCTATCCGGCCGGCACCGACCTGACGGTGCGCGAGAAAGATGGCCGCTTCTACTCGCCCGGCATCGCCGACAACGCCCGATCGCTGGCGGCGGTGCTGGTCATCGTCAGCGCCATGCGCGACGCCGGCGTCGCGCCCGTGGGCGACATCCTGGTGGTCGCCAACGTCGGCGAGGAAGGCCTGGGCGACCTGAAAGGGGTCAAGCACCTGTTCAGCCAACGCAAGGACATCAAGGCCTTCGTCGGCCTCGAGCCGGCGCTGGGCGCGGACGGCGATCCGGTGACCCACATCGGCACCGGCAGCCGCCGCTTCAAGGTGACCGTGCGCGGCCCCGGCGGGCATAGCTACGAAGGCTTCGGCCTGCCGTCGGCGGTGCATGCCGCCGGCCGCGCGATCGCCCGCATCGACGATCTGCGCGTGCCGGCCGAACCCAAGGTGACATTCAACGTCGGCGTGATCCAGGGCGGGCAATCGATCAACAGCATCGCCGCCGAAGCGAGCATGCTGGTCGACATCCGCTCGGCCGACGCGGCGTCGCTGGCCGAGACCGAGCGGCGCATCAAGGCGGCGATCCAGCAGGGCGTGGACGAGACCAACCAGCGCTGGAACAGCAAGGCGATCGTCGCCGACATCGTGTTGATCGGCGACCGCCCGGCCGGCCAGATGGCCAAGGACGCAAAGATCGTCAAGCTGGCGCTGGCGGCGGCAAGCGCGCAAGGCCGGCCCGCGCTGCTCGACAGCCCCCATTCGACCGACGCCAACCTGCCGATGAGCCTGGGCATCCCGGCCATCACCATGCCGGCCGGAGGCAGCTCCGGCGGCTACCACTCGGAAAAGAACGAGTGGTGGGCGCCGACCAACGCGTTCGCGGCGCCGCAAAATGTCATGCTGACCCTGCTCGGGCTGGCCGGGGTCCAGGGCACCGCGCCGCCGGCTATGCCTTAA